In one window of Planctomycetaceae bacterium DNA:
- a CDS encoding flagellar hook basal-body protein, with the protein MISGLYSAATAMQVADMRHVATAENLANVQVPGFRRRIIPQSSFDTMLQMNSQRDLLKSVNLGTVARPVEYSFEFGHLSQTDRPMDVAIEGDGFFTVDGPFGPLYTRNGSFHVTPDRELVTIDRLPVMGVAGPIVLPADANTERVRITSDGRLMADGVEFGQFNLVRFDNVDQLTSRGASLFEAPPTAGQQPSTATLLQGSLELSNASTVEEMVNMIATTRQYEAAQRAMNSIAEAIQKRIGLR; encoded by the coding sequence ATGATTTCCGGGCTTTACAGTGCGGCAACTGCGATGCAGGTTGCTGACATGCGCCATGTTGCGACGGCGGAGAATCTGGCAAACGTCCAGGTCCCCGGTTTTCGCAGGCGGATCATCCCGCAAAGCAGTTTTGACACGATGCTGCAGATGAACTCACAACGAGATCTGCTTAAGTCTGTCAACCTGGGAACAGTAGCAAGACCTGTGGAGTACAGTTTCGAGTTTGGACATCTTTCGCAGACCGATCGTCCGATGGATGTGGCGATTGAAGGTGATGGTTTCTTCACCGTGGATGGTCCGTTCGGACCGCTTTACACGCGAAACGGCTCCTTTCATGTCACTCCCGATCGGGAACTTGTGACGATTGATCGACTTCCTGTCATGGGAGTTGCCGGGCCCATTGTCCTGCCAGCGGATGCGAACACTGAACGTGTCCGCATTACAAGCGATGGTCGACTCATGGCCGACGGCGTTGAGTTTGGTCAATTCAACCTGGTTCGGTTCGATAACGTCGATCAGCTGACAAGTCGAGGCGCGTCTTTGTTCGAAGCGCCGCCGACAGCAGGGCAGCAGCCATCCACGGCTACTCTGCTTCAGGGATCATTGGAACTGTCGAATGCCTCAACGGTCGAGGAAATGGTCAATATGATCGCCACGACACGTCAGTACGAGGCCGCTCAAAGAGCCATGAACAGCATTGCAGAAGCCATTCAGAAAAGAATTGGCCTCCGGTAA
- the flgG gene encoding flagellar basal-body rod protein FlgG: MLRALYTSATGMKAQEMRIDNTANNLANVNTTGFRRSAMDFADLIYTTYRQPGTAVSQGQVSPTGLQIGNGVRVVATNKHFVQGTIEHTGNPLDVAIEGDGFFQFRMPSGELRYSRAGNLRIDNAGQLVNADGYLLDPPVTINQGLDISRITISVDGQVQGVQSGSSAIPVNLGQVQLYSFLNPAGLSSEGSNLFAETVASGAATQGIAGQPGYGMIRQASLESSNVEVVTELISLISAQRAYEINSRAIRAGDEMLSTSVQILR; the protein is encoded by the coding sequence ATGCTTAGAGCTCTGTATACCAGCGCAACTGGCATGAAAGCGCAGGAGATGCGCATTGACAACACGGCCAACAATCTGGCGAACGTCAACACGACTGGGTTCCGACGAAGCGCGATGGATTTCGCGGATCTGATTTACACCACCTATCGCCAGCCCGGCACGGCAGTTTCGCAGGGACAGGTGTCTCCGACAGGGCTGCAGATCGGTAACGGAGTGCGCGTGGTGGCAACGAACAAACACTTTGTTCAGGGGACCATTGAACATACCGGTAATCCCCTGGACGTAGCGATCGAAGGTGATGGGTTCTTTCAGTTTCGAATGCCCAGTGGCGAACTTCGGTATTCTCGTGCTGGAAACCTTCGCATCGACAATGCGGGACAACTGGTGAATGCGGATGGTTATCTGCTTGATCCACCAGTCACCATCAATCAGGGGCTGGATATCTCTCGCATCACTATCAGCGTGGATGGTCAGGTTCAGGGCGTACAGTCAGGCAGCAGTGCGATTCCTGTCAACCTGGGTCAGGTACAGCTGTATTCGTTTCTGAACCCGGCGGGGTTGTCGAGCGAAGGCAGTAATCTGTTTGCAGAGACGGTTGCTTCAGGAGCGGCCACACAGGGGATTGCCGGACAACCCGGCTATGGAATGATTCGACAGGCGTCTCTTGAATCGTCGAATGTGGAAGTGGTGACCGAGTTGATTTCCCTGATCAGCGCGCAGCGTGCTTACGAGATCAATTCGAGGGCCATCCGGGCGGGTGACGAAATGCTTTCGACCTCCGTCCAGATTCTCAGGTAG
- the flgA gene encoding flagellar basal body P-ring formation chaperone FlgA, which yields MEGVLVCRHSADSIACFALSRVHAFAVALVIIFQLGFSDFLNADSIVVTMKANASVTATVVLLKDIATVNTVSVADREDAENLELFEFDPADMDQESESVVNAEYVRIRLTLHGFSVRSIQMRGPVESVVRYQPPKVTSDADIEEAALQTLATAMNAETQDLKVSLSSPFIRMLPANIRDRTDLRVEVSRPVALSPGPKSMTVKLWQGDEMLIARSARFEVLRRYQIAVTRVSLSRNEPIVPGAIQTEFRFMNREVDEVDPEAIHGRVIKADLKAGSFVSLSDIGDRPVAEAPRQNTIRIRRRDMVPAMVRFHGIEIHIRAAEALQDGLAGDVIQLRNPESRKIISGRIQPDGTVLVH from the coding sequence ATGGAAGGCGTCCTGGTTTGCCGGCATTCGGCCGACAGCATCGCTTGTTTTGCACTGAGCCGCGTGCATGCCTTTGCTGTTGCGCTCGTGATCATTTTTCAGCTTGGCTTCAGTGACTTTCTGAACGCGGATTCCATCGTAGTCACAATGAAGGCGAACGCATCAGTCACTGCGACGGTGGTTCTTCTAAAGGACATTGCAACCGTCAACACAGTGTCCGTGGCAGACAGGGAAGATGCTGAAAACCTTGAACTGTTTGAATTCGACCCGGCGGACATGGATCAGGAGTCTGAATCCGTTGTCAATGCTGAGTACGTACGAATTCGCCTGACGTTACACGGGTTCAGTGTCCGCAGCATTCAGATGCGCGGCCCGGTCGAATCCGTCGTCCGCTATCAACCACCGAAGGTAACGTCCGATGCAGACATTGAAGAGGCTGCCCTGCAAACTCTGGCAACAGCCATGAATGCGGAAACGCAGGATCTGAAAGTCAGTCTTTCAAGTCCGTTTATCCGAATGCTGCCCGCCAATATTCGTGACAGGACGGACCTGCGTGTCGAAGTGAGCAGACCCGTCGCGCTGAGTCCTGGTCCCAAGTCGATGACGGTCAAGCTGTGGCAGGGTGACGAAATGCTGATCGCACGTTCCGCGCGGTTCGAGGTTCTCAGACGCTATCAGATTGCAGTGACCCGCGTTTCGCTGAGCCGAAACGAACCCATCGTTCCCGGCGCCATTCAGACTGAATTTCGATTTATGAACAGAGAAGTTGATGAAGTGGACCCGGAGGCGATTCACGGGCGAGTCATCAAAGCTGATCTGAAGGCTGGCAGTTTCGTATCACTTTCAGATATCGGCGATCGGCCGGTCGCTGAGGCGCCACGGCAAAACACGATACGGATTCGTCGTCGGGATATGGTGCCCGCAATGGTCCGATTTCACGGGATCGAAATCCACATCCGTGCGGCCGAAGCTCTGCAGGATGGTTTGGCGGGCGACGTGATCCAGCTCCGAAATCCGGAGTCCAGAAAAATTATCTCCGGCCGCATCCAGCCCGATGGCACCGTCCTCGTTCACTAA
- a CDS encoding flagellar basal body L-ring protein FlgH — MFCVNRHRLSVAVIVGIVMVSVHSGSQADSHWTRRNQQRAHMFQDSRARAVGDLLTVMISESTQIGNKEDTALNKTGTTDAAFDLASASGGGFGEQGASASLDATGETGRGFTGRATYNDSRRFVDHITVTVVDVLPNGNLVVAGKRCMTISGEQRTLNVSGIVRAIDIGPDNKINSQYIADFQTIYTGEGVSKRFTKQGWMSRTINKVWPF, encoded by the coding sequence ATGTTTTGTGTCAATCGCCATCGGCTGTCCGTGGCCGTCATTGTGGGCATTGTAATGGTGTCTGTTCACTCAGGATCTCAGGCGGATTCTCACTGGACTCGTCGCAATCAGCAACGTGCACACATGTTTCAGGATTCGCGGGCACGAGCTGTGGGTGACTTATTGACGGTGATGATCAGCGAATCGACTCAGATTGGCAACAAAGAAGATACCGCCTTAAACAAGACCGGAACGACAGACGCTGCGTTCGATCTCGCCTCTGCCTCCGGTGGGGGTTTCGGTGAACAGGGGGCATCAGCATCACTGGATGCGACCGGAGAAACAGGGCGTGGATTCACCGGCAGAGCCACATACAACGATTCCCGGCGCTTTGTGGATCACATCACTGTGACCGTCGTTGACGTACTGCCCAACGGAAATCTTGTGGTCGCCGGAAAACGCTGTATGACGATTTCCGGGGAGCAACGAACACTGAACGTTTCAGGAATTGTTCGAGCAATCGACATCGGCCCCGACAACAAGATCAATTCTCAGTACATCGCCGACTTCCAGACGATCTATACGGGCGAGGGAGTGTCGAAGCGTTTTACGAAACAGGGATGGATGAGCCGAACCATCAACAAAGTCTGGCCCTTCTGA
- a CDS encoding flagellar basal body P-ring protein FlgI: MRSVTSERTTSERLAAMLSTVLLVLIVAGRSPASAAAPPVRIKEITTIAGEFENKLTGQGLVVGLAGTGGSSPTTKFNALNMMQQLGLRASPLDREQVQRSQEKTNNMSTVIVTANLPPHVRAGQKLDIYVSAYDDAKSLAGGTLVQTTLTGVDGVVYAIAQGAISIDGGNFGGEAATVVKNHPTSGHIAGGAMVVAETPTEIFRNGGFELLLNMPHYETAVRIAREVNALCQNCATVANPATVFVRFPAEYVSTPYEFIALVQELTVVPDAVAVVVINEKTGTVIIGDDVRISRVAITHGNLYVRTVENPQVSQPNPLSNGETTVVPQTNVDVTEQSGNITVLEESATVGDLATSLNALGATPRDLSAILQMLRKAGALHAEVILN; the protein is encoded by the coding sequence ATGCGAAGTGTGACCAGCGAACGAACGACCAGCGAACGACTGGCCGCCATGTTATCGACGGTGTTGTTGGTGCTGATCGTTGCAGGCAGGTCACCTGCCAGTGCCGCCGCTCCTCCGGTTCGCATCAAGGAAATTACAACGATTGCAGGAGAGTTTGAGAACAAGCTGACGGGGCAGGGACTGGTTGTTGGATTGGCCGGGACAGGGGGATCAAGCCCGACCACCAAATTCAATGCCTTAAATATGATGCAGCAACTTGGCCTTCGCGCGTCACCACTGGATCGCGAGCAGGTGCAGCGTTCGCAGGAAAAGACCAACAATATGTCCACGGTAATCGTGACGGCAAACCTGCCACCTCACGTTCGTGCGGGGCAGAAGCTTGATATTTATGTGTCGGCCTACGATGACGCAAAAAGTCTTGCCGGGGGAACGCTGGTACAAACAACACTCACAGGAGTGGACGGGGTTGTGTATGCCATCGCGCAGGGGGCGATCTCGATTGATGGCGGTAACTTCGGTGGCGAAGCAGCGACAGTCGTCAAGAACCACCCGACTTCCGGGCATATCGCAGGCGGCGCGATGGTTGTCGCTGAAACACCGACCGAGATCTTCAGGAACGGTGGGTTCGAACTGCTGTTGAACATGCCGCACTACGAAACAGCTGTTCGAATTGCGCGGGAAGTCAATGCGCTTTGCCAAAACTGTGCGACGGTCGCTAATCCGGCGACTGTTTTTGTTCGGTTCCCGGCAGAGTATGTCAGCACACCCTATGAATTTATCGCTCTTGTTCAGGAACTGACCGTTGTGCCTGATGCCGTGGCGGTCGTCGTGATCAACGAGAAGACCGGAACGGTCATCATTGGCGATGATGTCCGTATTTCGCGGGTGGCTATCACGCACGGAAATTTGTACGTCCGCACGGTCGAAAACCCCCAGGTATCACAACCCAATCCTCTATCGAACGGTGAGACGACAGTTGTGCCGCAAACTAATGTTGATGTGACCGAACAGAGTGGCAACATCACAGTGCTGGAAGAATCAGCGACTGTTGGAGACCTGGCAACTTCCCTCAACGCGCTGGGGGCAACCCCCCGTGATCTGAGCGCAATTCTGCAAATGCTGAGAAAAGCTGGCGCATTGCATGCAGAAGTAATACTGAATTAA
- a CDS encoding rod-binding protein: MNPAIPGMALTALPNALSMGASVLRSVGQGLQELKNHQKNLQAEKAATGFESVFISMMLKEMRQTQSGEGLFAGDKSDTFGGMFDMMMGQHMADAGGIGLSRFLTSAGIGQAGADDAELVRSGNSVSAAIAAYQTSNR, encoded by the coding sequence ATGAATCCGGCAATTCCTGGAATGGCATTGACTGCACTACCCAATGCACTTTCGATGGGGGCATCGGTACTTCGTTCTGTGGGGCAGGGATTACAGGAACTCAAAAACCATCAGAAGAACCTGCAGGCGGAAAAGGCAGCTACTGGTTTTGAGTCAGTCTTTATTTCCATGATGCTGAAAGAGATGAGACAGACTCAGTCCGGCGAAGGACTCTTTGCCGGTGACAAGAGTGATACGTTTGGGGGGATGTTTGACATGATGATGGGACAACATATGGCTGATGCCGGGGGCATTGGTCTGTCCCGATTTCTAACATCAGCGGGGATCGGACAGGCGGGGGCTGACGACGCAGAGCTCGTTCGGTCCGGGAACTCTGTCAGTGCGGCCATTGCGGCCTATCAGACTTCGAATCGATAA
- a CDS encoding flagellar basal body protein, whose product MNSFSIGLTALRAHQQSLEILGNNVANASTPGYHRQRPELVNDVGVRVARITRMKNDSVETALLRNNSLSGYSQQSLDVATQIESILTPSETSIHANISEFFNRLEKVANAPQDMSVRAEMLSSAQELTNGFAHLDQALLELDGDTHAALEDGLAEVNRLITHIADINQQIFIARGQQKEPTICVDQRDA is encoded by the coding sequence ATGAATTCCTTTAGTATCGGGCTGACGGCACTGCGAGCGCACCAGCAGTCCCTTGAAATTCTTGGCAACAACGTTGCTAATGCTTCAACGCCCGGATATCACCGGCAGCGGCCGGAGCTTGTTAATGATGTCGGGGTTCGTGTTGCCAGAATCACCCGGATGAAGAACGATTCCGTCGAGACAGCTTTGCTGCGGAACAATTCTTTGTCCGGATACAGTCAGCAATCGCTGGATGTGGCTACGCAGATCGAATCAATCCTGACGCCGAGCGAAACTTCGATCCATGCGAACATTTCCGAGTTCTTCAATCGACTGGAGAAGGTCGCCAACGCACCTCAGGATATGTCCGTTCGGGCCGAAATGCTCTCTTCCGCGCAGGAGCTGACCAACGGATTTGCTCACCTGGATCAGGCACTTCTTGAACTCGACGGCGATACGCACGCAGCGCTGGAAGACGGGCTCGCCGAAGTGAATCGTCTGATCACGCATATTGCCGACATCAATCAGCAGATCTTTATCGCACGCGGTCAACAGAAGGAACCAACGATCTGTGTTGACCAGCGTGATGCCTGA
- a CDS encoding flagellar basal body rod C-terminal domain-containing protein, producing MNLSAESGYSLDFAGRVDNQPDLSLHTGSAVPSFHGTFTGGVNEQYSVEYSGAGTIGVTPNLSATIRNQSGVVIATHQVGEGYQAGTALSLENGLSFQLSSGDVNATDQASVFAVTDSDSTGLLAATGLNSFFDGVDVAGFRVRTEVFENPGNIAGTKSGITGDASNFASLAGLRDRRFGGLQQRTFVEEMADITADAGLQVQTARVQSQQAESYQQRLEADRAAVSGVDVNEEMLKIMEVERAYQAAARFITSVNATLDELFRIV from the coding sequence TTGAATCTGAGTGCAGAATCCGGTTACTCCCTGGACTTTGCCGGCCGAGTCGACAATCAGCCGGACCTGAGTCTGCACACCGGGTCCGCTGTCCCTTCGTTTCACGGAACTTTCACTGGTGGCGTCAACGAGCAGTATTCTGTTGAGTACTCCGGAGCGGGCACTATTGGTGTCACCCCCAATCTTTCGGCGACGATTCGAAATCAGTCCGGCGTTGTGATTGCGACTCATCAGGTGGGTGAGGGGTATCAGGCAGGAACGGCTTTGTCTCTGGAAAACGGTTTATCATTTCAGCTGAGTTCGGGCGACGTCAATGCGACGGACCAGGCGTCGGTTTTTGCCGTCACAGATTCGGACAGCACGGGCTTACTGGCCGCGACGGGATTGAATTCATTTTTCGATGGAGTCGATGTAGCGGGTTTCCGTGTTCGGACGGAGGTCTTCGAGAACCCAGGAAACATTGCCGGGACAAAATCCGGAATTACGGGCGATGCCAGCAATTTTGCGTCTTTGGCCGGATTGCGTGACAGGAGATTTGGTGGACTTCAACAGCGGACATTTGTTGAAGAAATGGCGGATATCACGGCAGATGCCGGGTTGCAGGTGCAAACGGCTCGCGTTCAGAGCCAGCAGGCCGAATCGTATCAGCAGCGTCTGGAAGCAGACCGCGCTGCCGTTTCCGGCGTCGACGTCAACGAAGAAATGCTGAAGATCATGGAAGTGGAACGAGCGTACCAGGCAGCCGCTCGATTTATCACATCGGTGAATGCAACGCTCGATGAATTATTCCGAATTGTTTAG
- the flgL gene encoding flagellar hook-associated protein FlgL has translation MTIRITQQHAINTARGHLQRQAAELFDVQQQISSGQKMQRPSDDPVAMRRALIQKDRLDRLTAHTNSLGHVKSRLDQAHVQLREAGNLLLRARDIALSANGITDESERSILAHELDGILEQLVSVANSQDESGYLFSGTSTLVRPFEVTATGNAVYRGSVENTKLHLTGDVDRKALLPGGDVFQPQARENPVVIGSTHVRAGSGISTATGTKTIDITHSSTTFAPGSGVAAGTSSATSDTIIGAAGVHRIQITDTSGTGAFGTISLNGGAPVDFSSTDTDLRIIDTQGQVVHVDTTSITPGFSGEVDITADGEVSVDGGASSTPLTFAANQSVTDSRDGSTVFLDTALVDRVGSDTIEFPGTSDVFAAITQLRDDIRNTRGLSDSQLSEAINRRVGDLQRVHDHVLDMVGVQSVSLEQLDRLQIRTEDLTLNEQLEYNETTAADITAAVVRMQELTNLQQYTVAAVSKILQPTLLNYLQ, from the coding sequence ATGACAATTCGCATAACTCAACAACACGCGATCAACACTGCCCGCGGACATCTGCAGCGACAGGCTGCTGAACTGTTTGATGTGCAGCAGCAGATCAGCAGCGGACAAAAAATGCAGCGACCGTCGGACGATCCGGTCGCGATGAGGCGTGCACTGATCCAGAAAGATCGCCTCGATCGTCTGACCGCCCACACGAATTCACTGGGGCATGTCAAATCTCGTCTGGATCAGGCGCATGTTCAGCTTCGCGAAGCTGGCAATCTGCTGCTGCGAGCCCGTGATATTGCTTTATCGGCGAATGGAATCACTGACGAGTCTGAGCGCAGCATTCTGGCCCACGAACTCGATGGAATTCTTGAGCAACTGGTCAGCGTTGCAAACTCGCAGGATGAAAGTGGGTACTTGTTTAGTGGCACGTCGACACTGGTCAGGCCATTTGAAGTTACCGCAACCGGCAATGCCGTTTATAGAGGATCTGTTGAGAACACGAAGCTGCATCTGACAGGCGACGTCGATCGCAAAGCGTTATTGCCTGGTGGTGATGTGTTTCAGCCGCAGGCTCGCGAGAATCCGGTGGTTATTGGCAGTACGCATGTCCGCGCTGGCAGCGGGATATCTACTGCGACGGGTACGAAAACGATTGACATTACGCATTCGTCGACCACGTTTGCACCGGGATCGGGCGTGGCAGCAGGAACCAGTTCAGCGACTTCGGATACCATTATTGGTGCGGCCGGTGTGCACAGAATCCAGATTACTGACACGAGCGGTACGGGTGCCTTTGGGACGATTTCGCTGAATGGCGGGGCACCTGTCGATTTCAGTTCGACCGATACGGACCTGAGAATTATCGACACTCAGGGGCAGGTCGTTCACGTCGACACGACGTCCATTACTCCCGGTTTTTCTGGTGAAGTCGACATCACTGCGGATGGAGAAGTCTCTGTCGATGGAGGCGCAAGCTCAACGCCATTGACATTTGCTGCCAATCAGTCAGTGACTGACAGCCGGGATGGTTCGACTGTTTTTCTGGACACGGCACTGGTTGATCGTGTTGGCTCCGACACCATCGAGTTCCCGGGTACGTCTGACGTCTTTGCCGCAATCACACAGCTTCGGGATGATATTCGCAATACTCGAGGTCTGTCGGACTCTCAGCTGAGTGAGGCGATCAATCGGCGGGTCGGAGATCTGCAACGCGTCCACGATCACGTTCTTGATATGGTCGGTGTTCAGTCTGTCAGCCTCGAGCAACTCGATCGTTTGCAGATTCGGACGGAAGATCTGACTCTCAATGAGCAGCTGGAATACAACGAAACAACAGCGGCCGATATCACGGCAGCAGTCGTTCGCATGCAGGAACTTACAAATCTTCAGCAGTATACGGTTGCCGCTGTCTCAAAAATCCTTCAACCGACACTGCTGAATTACCTTCAATAA
- a CDS encoding HDOD domain-containing protein: protein MIQRIDPPHFISAGPHVERIPYENLKEMFELLERRDAGLSEFVEKVSAFPAVRKVIIRAANSAVMAGSVNITDATHAAALLGTRRLVHLLQTMCVDDEFKASNQTEIPESDSVTV, encoded by the coding sequence ATGATTCAAAGGATTGATCCACCTCACTTTATTTCAGCGGGGCCACACGTGGAGCGAATACCGTATGAAAATCTGAAAGAGATGTTTGAACTGCTCGAACGTCGCGACGCAGGGCTTTCTGAATTTGTCGAGAAAGTGTCTGCGTTTCCCGCCGTGCGCAAGGTGATCATCAGGGCCGCGAATTCAGCCGTCATGGCAGGCTCCGTAAACATCACGGACGCGACACACGCGGCCGCGCTGCTGGGGACTCGACGGCTGGTACATCTTCTGCAGACGATGTGTGTTGACGATGAGTTTAAAGCCTCGAATCAGACGGAAATCCCGGAATCTGATTCCGTTACCGTCTGA
- the zwf gene encoding glucose-6-phosphate dehydrogenase — translation MSNTSILIFGASGDLTSRKLIPALYQLSRQDYLKTNCPVIGVARREKTDEEFRAELREAIQERLGEDKFDEAAWQRFAKQLFYRRLDINKTADYDQLNQEVTAIEAKLSEGQRSRVVYLATAPSLFADAVEGLHCAGMIPNRADEGQLRVVVEKPFGHDLASAQELTEQLASRLREDQIYRIDHYLGKETVQNILLFRFGNAIFEPLLNRNHVDHIQITVAESQGMEGGRGAYYDTSGALRDVLQNHVLQLLCLVAMDPPSLFQAREIRDEKMKVLQALRPGHSGSVGNWAVRGQYMAGLVDRQPALGYREEERVNPNSNRETFVAMKVAIDNWRWAGVPFYLRTGKRMPKQLTEVAIQFKNPPLNLFSTVECDGDLCDLVETRPNQLILRIQPHESISLRFSTKRPGMQYQVQPVSMDFDYEDHFTTHLPEAYERLLLDVIRGDSTLFTRSDELEAAWRFVTPVLDAWESSSSSPDLYQAGTWGPPSADRLIADSATTWRSPR, via the coding sequence ATGAGCAATACATCCATACTGATCTTCGGCGCTTCAGGCGACCTTACATCTCGAAAACTCATTCCTGCGCTCTACCAGTTGTCACGGCAGGATTATCTGAAAACCAATTGTCCGGTGATTGGTGTTGCGCGGCGGGAAAAGACGGACGAAGAGTTTCGAGCGGAATTGCGTGAAGCAATTCAGGAACGACTGGGGGAAGACAAGTTCGACGAAGCCGCATGGCAAAGGTTTGCCAAACAGCTTTTCTACCGCCGTCTGGATATCAATAAAACGGCTGACTACGACCAGCTCAATCAGGAGGTAACCGCCATTGAGGCGAAGCTTTCAGAAGGGCAACGGTCTCGAGTCGTTTACCTGGCGACAGCGCCATCACTCTTTGCCGATGCGGTCGAAGGTCTTCACTGTGCCGGAATGATTCCAAACCGTGCTGACGAAGGACAGCTGCGAGTTGTCGTTGAAAAACCATTCGGTCACGACCTGGCGTCAGCCCAGGAACTTACTGAACAACTCGCAAGCCGCCTCCGAGAAGATCAGATCTATCGAATTGATCACTACCTGGGCAAAGAAACCGTTCAGAATATCCTTCTGTTTCGTTTCGGTAATGCCATCTTTGAACCGCTTCTGAACCGAAACCATGTTGACCACATTCAAATCACCGTTGCTGAATCACAGGGTATGGAAGGTGGGCGAGGCGCCTATTACGATACTTCCGGCGCATTACGGGACGTCCTGCAGAATCATGTCCTGCAGCTGCTGTGTCTGGTCGCGATGGATCCGCCTTCGCTGTTTCAGGCCAGAGAAATCCGCGACGAGAAAATGAAAGTGCTTCAGGCACTTCGACCCGGACATTCAGGTTCCGTGGGCAACTGGGCGGTTCGTGGACAGTACATGGCGGGGCTGGTTGATCGACAGCCCGCACTGGGCTACCGCGAAGAAGAACGTGTGAACCCGAATTCGAATCGCGAAACATTTGTCGCAATGAAGGTTGCCATCGACAACTGGCGATGGGCGGGCGTCCCGTTTTATCTGAGGACCGGCAAACGGATGCCCAAACAGCTGACAGAAGTCGCGATTCAGTTTAAGAATCCCCCGCTGAATCTTTTCTCGACTGTCGAATGTGATGGTGATCTGTGCGATCTGGTGGAAACACGCCCCAACCAGTTAATCCTGAGGATTCAGCCACACGAATCCATCTCACTGCGTTTCTCGACTAAACGCCCCGGCATGCAGTATCAGGTGCAGCCAGTGTCTATGGATTTTGACTATGAAGACCACTTTACCACGCATCTTCCTGAGGCATACGAACGCCTGCTGCTGGATGTGATCCGTGGCGATTCCACGCTCTTCACGCGCAGTGATGAGCTGGAAGCAGCATGGAGATTCGTAACACCGGTGCTTGACGCATGGGAATCGAGTTCTTCTTCACCGGATCTTTACCAGGCGGGAACATGGGGCCCTCCGTCTGCCGACCGATTGATTGCGGACTCAGCTACAACGTGGCGAAGCCCGCGATGA